From a single Sediminibacterium sp. KACHI17 genomic region:
- a CDS encoding T9SS type A sorting domain-containing protein: MLFLILTCAAGKAQVSSIGTSFLSGNGGIITTPTMPVSGSAKCLTVGGYASALNIANNGIGLFGSGCTEKAPVADTTTFSLSLNVYPNPTRGSTMLKATGDFDEKLSCLVKVIAMDGKILFGQMVPMKDVKKGYMINGNAWAAGNYTVMVELMNKRYSLRLIKL, encoded by the coding sequence ATGCTGTTCCTGATACTTACCTGTGCAGCAGGTAAGGCTCAGGTATCCTCTATTGGAACTAGTTTCCTAAGTGGAAATGGCGGAATTATTACAACTCCTACTATGCCGGTATCTGGTTCAGCGAAATGTTTGACTGTTGGAGGATACGCTTCTGCATTGAATATCGCTAACAATGGTATCGGTTTATTTGGTTCAGGATGTACAGAAAAGGCTCCTGTTGCGGATACTACAACATTTTCTTTATCGTTAAATGTGTATCCGAATCCTACCAGAGGTTCAACCATGTTGAAAGCTACTGGTGATTTTGATGAGAAACTCTCTTGTTTGGTAAAAGTGATCGCCATGGATGGTAAAATACTATTCGGTCAGATGGTGCCTATGAAAGATGTGAAGAAGGGGTATATGATCAATGGAAATGCATGGGCAGCGGGTAATTACACAGTGATGGTGGAGCTGATGAATAAGCGCTATAGTTTAAGGTTAATTAAATTGTAG